tcatGTTCTTAATTAGTTGTTATCAATTGTTCACAATGATTATGAGTAGCTAGACTTtttattagggtgttaatggAGATTGTTTGAcagtttattttgattttagtaTGATTTAGTTCTCCCCTAATTTTCTATGTACATACATTCGTACTTAATTACTTTCAATTGCCAAATCatcaattaaatattttatgattTCAATGCAAAATTTGAGAAAGTGTTGATTATGCTATAATGAAATGGGCATATATTTCAATATAgaacgagagtacctatatagtTTGTGTagcatttaatatttttatgcttaatgtCACCTATGTGTTTAAATTTATCATGAGAGTataaaatttacatataggtTGAGATTTATATGTCCTAACTCGAATATAAGTTTCTGTAATAAATCCGCTATCACATGAAAATTAGAATTTGGGAATTAAATTATGTTAAACCATATAAAGTAGATGCAATCGAAATTAATCATCCTAAGCTTTAATCATTGTTAATTTcaccttaattatttattttctttattttttattagaaattaaatatcttttctaatttttattgtcACCAAATATAATTAGCAACTTAGTTGTTTGGTAATTAACTAAAGTTCTTGTGGGATCAACCTCATTCTTGTGAGTCTATTACTTATAAACGATACATATACTTGTATGTTAGAATTTCCATAATAGATTCAGGCTCAAAAAGCCATGAAGAGTCATCACTAAGGCCAAATATAGGCCAGAACTAGCCAAGTTATTGGAACAAAGCCACGTGCCGACCAAGGTGCCAAGACAAGATTATGAACCAACCAGGCTCTTAGGCTTGAAGCCATAATCCAACCAAGTTCCTAGGCTAAAAACATGTGTCGGCCAGGTTCCTAGGTAAAAAACATGTGCTggcctgttggaaatattttaccaggatctagatttactaccatgtatgtttcattaagatcctaatatgaattctaaaacaatgaaattaaacacgtataaagtttaggaaaccttacattgggtgcagtggaataatatgtctccttccactcagatctctaacccttgtatcctttctgtcacagagtattattaagatctgagcccgaatgtcctttataaagtctcttaattaataaataaacctagaatctcttttctttacaatttctcccttgcttagtgaaaattcataaagtagacatagtctaattttagaattataattgattaattaaaattaattaactgagtcttacaagcagtatggtctcaactagtatggggaccatgggcctatataaccgagcttctaataagtcgaactgaatttaccaagtacattccctaacttattaattccttattaaatccacacttagaacttggaattgcattctcagtcatatagaacgctctatatgttctacgatatagatacgctattaattatccatcgttataatcctaatttgatcaatgaccctctaatagatgatctacattgaataggaactaaattaccattacaccttcaatgtattttatccttaaaacacttagctccgtataaatgacatttcagcgaagtgaaatgagatctcaaccatttatctctgtttagccaagctcgaaggatatcatcgtttcacttctaaatttctatagaagttatagactccatatttatgttagcgctcccactcaattataccatcatgttcccaaaatgtacgtatcaccctaactgttcaaaagtaggcttaactaacaaatcaaagaacatgtataatactcttgagatcgaacctaaacatatcaggataaagatcatttgatctaggatcaacaggtgatattgaattgagtagatattacggtaaattttaacaaatctaatcaaagttcaatatcggtctcttccgatgtatactccatacatccgatactggtaaactttaccaatgccctggaaaggacataacacttatccaaggtgtaagaatacctatcactgattatcatgccagtctaaatctagtgaactgacaaatcagggaataaactttcgaacatataattaagattatattccattgtgctgacaacactataatcattaacaaattcatatgttctggacttaaatagaattcatacattatatatatataatcatgaaataaatcatgtgaaccatgcaacataaaatgttatttctgatatttattaataagtaaatttgattatattgaaatgggttttatttagagcacaaaacccaacattaaaTACCCTGTGTGCCAGCTAGGGGACTCCTAAGGATCAAAttcctatttttgaaaaactcaAATAGAGTTCTTCGTGTTCTTATTGACTGAAAGAGTCAAGAGTCTAAACAAAGCTCAAATTCTAATCCAggctcagatattgataatactctgtgacagaaaggaacaagagttagagatttgagcggaaggagtcattatctTCCGCttcaaccaatgtaaggttttctaaactcttatgtgtttaattttgttgttttagagatattcatatttaagatgttaatcaacatacttgttagtaaatctagatcctggtaaaatattcccaacaataaTATTGCAAAATCTATAATACAAACACAACTGCAGGGAGTTCTAAGTTATGAGTGTGGTAACGTTGGTCATACTCCTTCAACTGTTAACAAGCATAAGAAATGACCCTATTAGTTtacatcagaacacatcccaaaccctatttggatgcgtcacagtaaacAATAAACTTCTCTtcatctgatggcaaagctaacacagGAGCTATAATCAACCATTGAAAACAAGTTCCAAACTTATCTGTCCATATAAACTGCTAATTCTTCTTAGTTAACTCAGTTAAGGGAATTGAGATcgtagaaaacccttccactaACAACGATAATAtccagctaaacccaaaaaaattctGACTTCCGTGACAGTCTTTTGTCTCGACCAGTCTCTAACTAACTTGATCCTTCCAGgttcaaccataattccatcctTACTGATAATGTGGCCTAAAATGGACAATTGTCAtaaccaaaaatcacatttcttATATTTAGCATGTGTTCCCGCAATCTTTGTAAAACCATTTGTAAATGTTGTTCATGATTCCcatctgactgagagtacacaaagATGTcgtcaataaataatataacacaaTTATCGAGAAAATCTTTGAATTCCCTATTCATCAGATCTATAAAAGCTGatggagcattggttagtccaaaaaaCATAACTAGGAATTCATAGTGGCcatacctaatgcaaaagacaATCTttagaatgtcctcctctcggattcgcaactgatgatagcctgagtgAAGATCAATCTTGAAGAAGATTGTTTTTActtgaagctgatcgaataGATCATCAATCCTAGGTAAAGGGTCTTTATCTTTAATTGTCAACTTGTTTAGTTACCGGTAGTTGATACACATACGAAGTGACTCGTCATTCTTCTTAACGAACAACaccgaaggtaatgcttttgaaGTTAAAGTTTATGCCTTGGGATAACATTTTAAAGCCCTATGTTCTAcaatttagttaaattttatgCCTTGGGGATATCTTTGTTATTACTATCATTTCAAAGCTCTGTTGTCTACAAATTTCGATTGTTACTTTATCCTCACTTATGTAGAAACAATTTCCCTATTTATTCACTCATATGCAACCATACCATTATTAAAGGGTCCCTGCTTTGTCTTCTCACTTAACATGGAACTAAAAGAGTCTCTACTTTCTATACAACAGAACAAGATCCATGAGATAGTTAATTTCACTTGCCATTAACTGTTGATTGCCCTCATTTTTTATACTTTGTAGGATGTGAGTAGGGAAATAAGGAAGATTTTGACTGAGAAGGCTGCCAATTTCAACATCGCTCTGGATAATGTGTCAATCATTGCTGTAACATTTGGGAGGGAATTTACAAATGCAATTGAGGCCAAACAAGTGGTTGTACAAGAAGCTGAGAGGGCTAAATT
This Cannabis sativa cultivar Pink pepper isolate KNU-18-1 chromosome 6, ASM2916894v1, whole genome shotgun sequence DNA region includes the following protein-coding sequences:
- the LOC115695077 gene encoding prohibitin-2, mitochondrial-like; this encodes MSSINNITQLSRKSLNSLFIRSIKADGALDVSREIRKILTEKAANFNIALDNVSIIAVTFGREFTNAIEAKQVVVQEAERAKFVVEKAKQDKISEATSAQLMSKTIANNPTIITLRKIEAGREIARTISKSSTKAYLNTDDLLLNLQEMNLEPAVKR